The Lutibacter profundi genome includes a region encoding these proteins:
- the gltB gene encoding glutamate synthase large subunit, translating into MIKQGLYLPEFEHENCGAGFICNLKGEKTNQIIHDALEILVKLEHRGGVSSDGKTGDGAGLLIDIPHEYFNRVCDFKLPARREYAVGMTFLPKNKNQYNYCIAVFEKEILNQGLEILGWRDVPVDSSQLGEIALASEPTINQLFVGKGTIKDEHIFKAKLYAARKITEHTIANSKMSESSYFYVSSFSHTTLIYKGIIMPEDIGPYFIDLQQPDLVTRLALVHQRFSTNTMPSWELAQPFRIMCQNGEINTLRGNVGRMRVREEIMRSEIFGNQIEKLFPIILPGKSDSASMDMVVELLSLSGRSLPEVMMMMVPEAWEKHLTMSDERKAFYEYNACIMEPWDGPASIPFTDGDYIGALLDRNGLRPSRYTVTKSGKLIMSSEIGVVDIAPEDVERHGRLEPGKMFLVDMNEGRIINDEEIKSKIVSERPYKKWLDATRKNLSDLPNTNKVCPIENTDLKTRSRLFNYTTEDIQVVITPMAQNGKEALGSMGIDTPLAVLSDRPQLISNYFKQLFAQVTNPPLDGIREEIVTDISLNLGKDRNIFSITERQCRKLTIQNPVISNNDLEKIRHISLNDFKSITIEILYKKDRGLNGLEDALEAIISQVSKAVDNKTNIIILSDRGANKEFAPIPALLACSYVNHSLNRLRKRSYFDIIIESAEPREPHQFATLFGYGASAVNPYMVNELIRVQVKKGFITGIDEQKAVDNFNKAIGQGILKIMNKIGISTLHSYRGSQIFEIVGFNSKFVEKYFPYTTSRIEGIGLYEIEKEISKRYNYAYPKTLIKNRLGLNIGGHYRWRRGGEKHLFNPTTVAKLQQAVRLSDQKSYDAYAKAVNDQAENLMTIRGLFEFNNLDPIPIDEVEPWTAIVKRFKTGAMSYGSISREAHENLAIAMNRIGGKSNSGEGGEDRRRFQKDVNGDSRNSAIKQVASGRFGVTSHYLTNAKEIQIKMAQGAKPGEGGQLPGEKVLPWIAETRNSTPYVGLISPPPHHDIYSIEDLAQLIFDLKNANREARINVKLVSEVGVGTIAAGVAKAKADVVLIAGYDGGTGASPLTSLKHAGLPWELGLAEAQQTLVINNLRSRIVVECDGQLKTGRDVAIAALLGAEEFGFATAPLVASGCIMMRKCHLNTCPVGIATQDKELRKNFKGTPEHVINFFFYIAEELRSIMAQLGFRTMDEMIGQTSKINPNKAITHYKAKGLDLSSILHVPEGYTKMQLKNTEKQDHFLKDVLDFEILKDSHRALFRKEKMVLNYPICNMNRSVGAIISNEISKVYGHLGLPEDTLSIHFTGSAGQSFGVFGAHGLTFTIEGNTNDYLGKGLSGAKIIVKKPAKADFIAEENIIAGNVCLFGAVKGEAYINGIAGERFAVRNSGATAVVEGVGDHGCEYMTGGKVVVLGKTGRNFAAGMSGGIAYIYDPKNKFTNGLCNTQSIEFETIEVEDAKDLKALITKHVLYTNSNRGKELLKNWETSLNNFVKVMPIEFKRALKRLETEEPITEELTA; encoded by the coding sequence ATGATAAAACAAGGACTTTACTTACCTGAATTTGAACATGAAAACTGTGGTGCGGGTTTTATATGTAACTTAAAAGGAGAAAAAACAAATCAAATTATACATGATGCTTTAGAAATATTAGTGAAACTAGAACATCGTGGCGGTGTAAGTTCTGATGGAAAAACTGGAGATGGCGCCGGGCTTTTAATTGATATTCCTCATGAATATTTTAATAGAGTTTGTGATTTTAAATTACCTGCAAGAAGAGAATATGCTGTTGGCATGACTTTTTTACCTAAAAATAAAAATCAATATAACTATTGTATAGCTGTTTTTGAAAAAGAAATATTAAATCAAGGTCTTGAAATTTTAGGATGGAGAGATGTACCGGTAGATTCTTCTCAGCTTGGTGAAATTGCACTCGCTTCAGAACCCACAATAAATCAACTATTTGTTGGTAAAGGCACTATTAAAGATGAGCATATTTTTAAAGCAAAATTATATGCAGCTCGAAAAATTACAGAGCATACTATTGCCAATTCAAAAATGTCTGAAAGTTCATACTTTTATGTTTCAAGTTTTTCTCATACTACACTAATTTATAAGGGCATTATTATGCCTGAAGATATTGGCCCTTATTTTATTGATTTACAACAGCCCGATTTAGTAACTAGATTGGCATTAGTACATCAGCGTTTTTCAACAAACACAATGCCTTCATGGGAATTGGCACAACCATTTAGAATCATGTGTCAAAATGGAGAGATAAACACCTTGAGAGGAAACGTTGGTAGAATGCGTGTGCGTGAAGAAATTATGCGCAGTGAAATATTTGGTAATCAAATTGAAAAATTATTTCCTATTATTTTACCTGGAAAATCTGATTCAGCCTCCATGGATATGGTGGTTGAATTACTTTCATTATCTGGTAGATCTTTACCTGAAGTAATGATGATGATGGTTCCTGAAGCCTGGGAAAAGCACTTAACAATGTCTGATGAGAGAAAGGCATTTTACGAGTACAATGCATGTATTATGGAACCTTGGGACGGTCCTGCTTCCATTCCTTTTACTGATGGGGATTATATTGGTGCTTTATTAGACAGAAACGGACTAAGACCTTCAAGATATACGGTTACAAAAAGTGGAAAACTAATTATGTCTTCAGAAATTGGCGTAGTTGATATAGCTCCTGAAGATGTTGAAAGACATGGTAGATTAGAACCCGGAAAAATGTTTCTGGTTGATATGAATGAAGGTAGAATTATTAATGATGAAGAAATAAAATCTAAAATTGTTTCAGAAAGACCTTATAAAAAATGGTTGGATGCTACTCGGAAAAATTTAAGTGATTTACCTAATACCAATAAAGTTTGTCCTATAGAAAACACAGATCTTAAAACACGTTCTCGGTTGTTTAATTATACTACTGAAGATATTCAAGTAGTAATTACACCTATGGCACAAAATGGCAAAGAAGCGTTAGGTTCTATGGGAATTGATACTCCGCTTGCTGTTTTATCAGACAGACCTCAACTAATATCTAACTATTTTAAACAACTATTTGCGCAGGTTACCAATCCGCCTTTAGATGGAATTAGAGAAGAAATTGTGACCGATATTAGTTTAAATTTAGGAAAAGACAGAAATATCTTCAGTATTACGGAAAGACAATGTAGAAAACTTACTATTCAGAATCCAGTAATTTCAAATAATGATTTAGAAAAAATAAGACACATCTCACTAAATGATTTTAAATCTATTACTATTGAAATTCTTTATAAAAAAGATAGAGGATTGAATGGTTTAGAAGATGCTTTAGAAGCTATTATAAGTCAAGTATCCAAAGCTGTAGACAACAAAACAAATATTATTATTTTATCTGACAGAGGTGCTAATAAAGAATTTGCACCTATCCCCGCTTTATTGGCTTGTTCCTACGTAAACCATTCACTAAACAGATTGAGAAAACGTTCTTATTTTGATATTATTATTGAATCTGCAGAACCTAGAGAGCCACATCAATTTGCTACTTTATTTGGTTATGGCGCCAGTGCAGTTAATCCATATATGGTAAATGAACTTATTAGAGTTCAAGTTAAAAAAGGATTTATTACAGGTATTGATGAGCAAAAAGCTGTAGATAATTTTAATAAAGCCATTGGGCAAGGTATTTTAAAAATTATGAATAAAATTGGAATCTCTACTTTACACTCTTACAGAGGTTCTCAAATTTTTGAAATTGTTGGCTTCAATTCTAAATTTGTTGAAAAATACTTTCCATACACCACCTCAAGAATTGAAGGTATTGGATTGTATGAAATTGAAAAAGAAATTTCTAAAAGATACAATTACGCCTACCCAAAAACACTCATTAAAAACAGATTAGGATTAAATATTGGTGGCCATTACAGATGGAGACGTGGAGGGGAAAAACATTTATTTAATCCAACAACAGTAGCAAAATTACAACAAGCAGTACGCTTAAGCGATCAAAAAAGTTATGATGCATACGCAAAAGCAGTAAATGATCAAGCTGAAAATTTAATGACCATTAGAGGTTTATTTGAATTTAATAACCTCGACCCAATTCCTATTGATGAAGTTGAACCTTGGACAGCTATTGTAAAACGATTTAAAACTGGTGCAATGTCTTATGGCTCTATTTCAAGAGAAGCTCACGAAAATTTGGCCATTGCTATGAACCGTATTGGCGGTAAAAGTAATTCAGGTGAAGGTGGTGAAGACAGAAGGCGTTTTCAAAAAGATGTAAATGGTGATAGTCGAAATTCAGCTATTAAACAAGTAGCTTCTGGTCGTTTTGGAGTCACTTCACATTATTTAACCAATGCCAAAGAAATTCAAATTAAAATGGCACAAGGTGCAAAACCTGGCGAAGGAGGTCAATTACCTGGTGAAAAAGTATTACCTTGGATTGCAGAAACTAGAAATTCTACACCTTATGTTGGTTTAATTTCTCCTCCTCCACATCACGATATTTATTCTATTGAAGATTTAGCACAATTAATTTTCGATTTAAAAAATGCGAATAGAGAAGCGCGCATTAATGTAAAACTAGTTTCAGAAGTTGGTGTTGGCACCATTGCTGCTGGTGTTGCAAAAGCAAAAGCGGATGTTGTTCTTATTGCTGGTTATGATGGTGGTACGGGTGCATCTCCATTAACTTCGTTAAAACATGCGGGGTTACCTTGGGAACTTGGTTTGGCTGAAGCGCAACAAACATTGGTGATAAATAATTTAAGAAGTAGAATTGTTGTTGAATGTGACGGACAGCTAAAAACCGGACGTGATGTTGCTATTGCAGCACTTTTAGGTGCTGAAGAATTTGGATTTGCAACAGCGCCTTTAGTAGCTTCAGGTTGTATTATGATGCGAAAATGTCATTTAAACACCTGTCCGGTTGGTATTGCAACCCAAGATAAAGAATTGCGTAAAAATTTCAAAGGAACACCCGAACACGTCATTAATTTCTTCTTTTATATTGCTGAAGAATTAAGAAGTATTATGGCTCAGTTAGGTTTCCGAACCATGGATGAAATGATTGGTCAAACTTCAAAAATAAATCCAAATAAAGCGATTACACATTACAAAGCTAAAGGGTTAGATTTATCATCCATTTTACATGTACCTGAAGGCTATACTAAAATGCAATTAAAAAATACAGAAAAGCAAGATCACTTTTTAAAAGACGTTCTTGATTTTGAAATTCTAAAAGACTCACACAGAGCATTGTTTAGAAAAGAAAAAATGGTTTTAAACTATCCTATTTGTAATATGAATCGTTCAGTAGGCGCCATTATAAGTAATGAAATTTCAAAAGTTTATGGGCATTTGGGATTACCCGAAGATACATTAAGTATTCATTTTACAGGATCGGCTGGTCAAAGTTTTGGAGTATTTGGAGCACACGGTTTAACTTTTACCATTGAAGGAAATACAAACGATTATTTAGGAAAAGGATTATCCGGCGCTAAGATAATTGTTAAGAAACCCGCTAAAGCAGATTTTATTGCTGAAGAAAATATTATTGCGGGTAATGTTTGTTTATTTGGTGCTGTTAAAGGTGAAGCATATATAAATGGTATTGCAGGTGAACGTTTTGCGGTTCGTAACTCAGGAGCAACAGCTGTAGTTGAAGGTGTTGGAGATCACGGATGTGAATATATGACCGGTGGTAAAGTAGTGGTACTTGGTAAAACAGGACGGAATTTTGCGGCTGGTATGAGCGGAGGAATTGCTTATATCTACGATCCTAAAAATAAATTCACAAACGGATTATGTAATACTCAATCCATAGAATTTGAAACTATTGAAGTTGAAGATGCCAAAGATTTAAAAGCATTGATAACAAAACATGTTCTTTACACAAATAGTAACAGAGGTAAAGAATTATTAAAAAATTGGGAAACTAGTTTAAACAACTTTGTGAAAGTGATGCCTATTGAGTTTAAACGTGCTTTAAAACGTTTAGAAACTGAAGAACCAATAACCGAAGAATTAACAGCATAA